The genomic segment taatagaagttatatagactgctatacagatggttccaaactagatggCCAGATGTGCTTTGGGGATGTACTCCGTAGAACTACAACTGGTCAtatctgcagtgtgtatcaagtaaAGATCCTTCCAATTGGAGAAGTCGTGGAATGgctgagatataatgtcatgacgacgacttgcataaatatcttctcagacagccattaaatccttggagaacgtatttctgcaTTCAAAAACTACTCACGACTGTCGCAGAACAGTCACCTAACGATATGGCTGAACTGTTTagaattcacctgttctgggtgccggtccaCAGAGAgatccagggaattgtaaagcggacgagcttgcgagactagaaactaccttacacattccagggaaactgcaatatgtggatatgcctctagccacatgtaagctaagttttcctgaccaggcccgaaggacaacgaatgatagatggtcacaaagagggggctgtgagcattccaaaactatgtgacctaatctagacttgaaaaggtctaccgctttgctgtcactggctagaacagacgtctaagtccttgtgtccgtcatgacaggtcactgtctgttcggaaaacatgctgacagactgaatgttgCCAGTAAAAACCTTTGCAAAGCTTTGACCATGTCGATGAAGGAGACACTTTAGAACATCTGTAGTGTGTGTTCCGCAATTGCAGTCACAAGGAGTtacacttaaggttctcatttatttGGAATCTTGTCTGATTAAGCGAATGTGAATATTCGatagttgttgggttttttaaagcgatatggatggttcaactaGATGTAGTGTtaacatttatttgtatttttggttTATTCGATTAATCGTTTATTTGAAAATCCAGGTTCAACGATTAATCGTACAAGACTGAAGGAGTTTGCCGATTAATCGATATATATGTCTATTTTCCTTAAAATGTTTCTCATATATGCATGTTGATTTGATTTGTAAATAGTGCAAAAGGATGCGGTTTAATTGATCTTCTTCTTTGAACTAAAGCACAAAATTCTCATCtcaattgcctgaaattttgcccaagtagtatagctggcaaaatatcgatggcactatcgatatttaattttttgactgaatatcgattgatgttTTTCCgatgaatgtatcctttaagttacattgcgcctataaagggcgcattttcatccggtttaatttctctcatgacttgcaACTAACTTTAATAATCTTAGttttattgcttctatataaatcgaactcctaatttttacttctcattttcgtttgaaatataggagatgggaaattaacgatagtatcgatactaaagaaatttattatttaaactatcgaaaatatcgaatgttgcgattatcgatagtttgccagctctaccaaGTAAGCCCCAGCGATCTAAAAAACGTAGACAAATCAcagaaatttgttgtttttaagtttttttttacatcaaAACGACAAATCGATTAACCGTTCTAAATTATtcgattatttgtttatttgaaaatatttcatttttaattattcGATTATTTAAAAGGTAATGAATAACGATTAATCGAGTGTAGACCATAACTAGAAGCCATctttcttctcctgttcctgtggtatcacaatggacgaaaacgtctaagtgagtctgatggcagactgccacttaaacccaacctaacctaggcTCGCCCATTTGCggagaaaaattattaaagtaATAGACAAACATAAATAATATCAAAACTTTTAACTTTCTTTAGAAGACTGGCTGATAACAGCAACACATTCACAAATTGGCAGCTCTTTTTTCGTAATCTTTTATTGATAGGCACAAGTGGAAAGGTGGACCTTTGGTATAATCGAATCGATAATCTTCTATCAATAGACAACATAACGGCACACGTCCACCATCCATCATAAAACttagtcaagatttaagataaCTAAAGGTGCGTAAGAGATATGATTATCCCCATAGTATAAAAACATAGAAGGAAGCGACAGAAAACGTCAGTGGTATTATTACGGTAACAATATGAAACTCTTGATTGTCTTCGCCTTGGCTTTGGTCGCCGTCTCCGCCGAGGAGCTGTACCAACGCGAAATTGTCGTTCCCGTCTTGGAAGGTGATGAGCGTATCACCAATGGCCAGACTGCCACCGTTGGCCAATTCCCCTACCAAGTTGGTCTTTCCTTGAAACTCAGCGCCCTCTCCTCGGCCTGGTGCGGTGGTTCCATCATTGGCAACCAATGGGTTTTGACTGCTGCTCACTGTACCGATGGGTAAGGGGAagctatgcatttttttttaagagcaaAGCATACGACTTAAGGTTTTTCTTATTGCAGTGTCCAATCTGTCACTGTCTACTTGGGCGCTACTGTCCGCACTTCCGCTGAAGTCACCTACACCGTCGACAAGAGCAACATCATCATTCACTCCGGCTGGAACAGCAACAACTTGAGAAACGACATCTCTTTGATCAAGATTCCCTCTGTTGCCTACTCCTCCAGAATTCAAGCCGCCAGATTGCCCGCCATCTCCAGCTCTTATTCCACCTATGCCGGTGATTATGCCATCGCTTCTGGTTGGGGCCGTATCTCCGACTCTGCCTCTGTTGTCACCAACAACTTGCAATGGGCCCGCATGCAAGTCATCACCAACAGCGTTTGCGCCGCTACCTATGGTACCTCCATTGTTGTTTCCTCCAATATTTGCGTCTCGACCGACGGTGGTGTTTCCACCTGCAATGGTGACTCTGGCGGCCCATTGGTCTTGGAATCCAACaaaatccaaatcggtttgACTTCCTTCGGTGCTGCTGCCGGTTGTGCCAAGGGCTACCCAGCTGCCTTCACCCGCTTGACCAGCTACTTGGACTGGATTAGGATCAACACAGGCATCTCTTACTAGTCAAGAAAGCCATTGCTTAAAATTTACCTTTTAAATAAACATAATgaattcattttcaagtttttagcctgttagggcgaagatcattaaattttacaatgttTGTTATACAAAGGTCCACTTTTTAAATTGTGCCTATTGATAGGATTACGATATGATGTGATATGATATGCTATGATGTATTATATGATATgctatgatatgatatgaaatgatatgatatgatatgatatatatgatatatgatatgatatatatgatatatgatatatgatatataatacatgatatatgatatatgatatatgatatatgatatatgatatatgatatatgatatatgatatatgatatatgatatatgatatatgatatatgatatatgatatatgatatatgatatatgatatatgatatatgatatatgatatatgatatatgatatatgatatatgatatatgatatatgatatatgatatatgatatatgatatatgatatatgatatatgatatatgatatatgatatatgatatatgatatatgatatatgatatatgatatatgatatatgatatatgatgtATGATGTATGATGTATGATGTATGAtgtatgatatatgatatatgatatatgatatatgatatatgatatatgatatatgatatatgatatatgatatatgatatatgatatatgatatatgatatatgatatatgatatatgatatatgatatatgatatatgatatatgatatatgatatatgatatatgatatatgatatatgatatatgatatatgatatatgatatatgatatatgatatatgagaTATGAGATATGAGATATGAGATATGAGATATGagatatgatatatgatatatgatatatgatatatgatatatgatatatgatatatgatatatgatatatgatatatgatatatgatatatgatatatgatatatgatatatgatatatgatatatgatatatgatatatgatatatgatatatgatatatgatatatgatatatgatatatgatatatgatatatgatatatgatatatgagaTATGAGATATGAGATATGagatatgatatatgatatatgatatttatgatatatgatatgatatgatataatATATGATAAATGATATGATATAATATATGAtaaatgatatgatatgatttgGTATTGCTTGCGGGATATAAATGATTACATTTACCAACTTAACACTCTTAAGTAAAATATAGACTACTCACCTGAGTAATTCAACATTTTTACGACCACTGAGGGCAGTTTTCTTATCGTTTTTCACTGCAGTAGAAGTCAataccatttattatccgaaaaaAGTCAGTTATTAATTCAGACTTTGATTGAGAGTAAAGCGACATACCTATTCTATTGTTTTTGCgctagtttttattttgtttgggcAGGATACGGAGATTGCAATTTCAAAGCTGACCAAAGCTTCATCATCAGTCCGATAAGCCCTAAGAAGATAGCACACTGATAGCCATAATACGTAGTACCCAACAGGACATAAAAACGTCGATTACTGTATAATTTAATCATAACAGATAATACTTGAAATGTTATCAGTACAAATATGAAAGAGGTAccgaaataaaaagaatttgctaATGTAAGGTATGCTTTTAGGCATTTCTTGTATTGTTGGGCAAAGTTGtcaatttatatactttttatagGGTGTAGTATTTCTGTACTACGAATTATGCgatgtttgaaattttaaatgacatAAAGTGTCAAGTAATTGATACAAGGTTTGCGGTTTACAGAAATGTGTTGAACAATAGGGTCGATAGAATGTGGAAGATCAGGCGCTGCAGGTTAAATATACTGGATAATAATTTAAGAGACATTTATAAAGACTTCGTCTAGTACATGTGGTCTTTAGTGGGATACCTGTTCCCTTGTGTACATGATATGGTGTTTCATCATTaaccgaaattttgatttttcatcagaaaataaatatattcatataaacataatttttttaaaaactaatttaaaacGCTACAACCCTACACATATTTACCGCCACAACCGCTTATTAAAGCAGTTTAAAAATAATACTAAAATTACTTATATTAAGTATCAAAAAGGTAAAACATACCTTAGGGATGTACAACCAATGTTATGAAGACATGTCAAaacttaaaaacttaatttgatGTTAGATAAATTAaataccctgcaaacatttttgatccaATCGTCATATAAGCCAACTGAGAATTTTGTCTGGTGTTGTGAAGTTGTCGACTcaaaacatcgaataacataatttaGTACAAGTCCACGTATGCAAATAAAAGCAATGAATCAGCCAAAAGTTCACAACAAATCTTTCGGCCAATTATAACGCAATGAGTTGCGTAACAATCGTCGCAATTAGTCGCTAAAACTTCCGCTCACGCAATGGATTCTCCAATGATATCCCAGAAAAATGTttcgttgttattgttgttgtagcagtttattgcgttctatctttcgtctgcttgattctgttgaatgtcaagatccaggaactctgcgactaagatggggtgcgtccacagggatctgggtctgagtcgagtgggtctggccgggcagttaaacaggttacgtgtatcgtgtggtccctggttacaatcggaacatacatcttacacgttggcatcaatccttgctccgtaggcggctgcatctgccggaacgtaattgagccagaactatttggtttgccgggggaggtcaatttcttccgGTGTAATGGGAGACGATCGTTCTGCAAGGACTGCATTCGCCCGGTAGCTATTGTCTacacctgcttgatatgccgcttgatctagaggttctgtcttgtagcgctgaacctcacgctctagatcatgtagatctaccttaaggcatCTGGACGGTGGATATCTATACACAAGATGATGTGATAACAGCCCAGCGTGGAcggcatgtagttatgtcttcgcactggtaggatctttgtttcCTGATGGTGGTGGTCCATATGAgaactgaatattattccactgtgtgtCACAAAGCTAACGAGACcacacggttacgtcgccaaaagtgactgaggtcctgtcatcccgccTACCGAAGTTTGAGAGTGACttgacagtagaccacagcttccCTAAACCAGTGCCTAAattacattgcttcaagtgtttCACCTGATGACTACCGtgttaatttccagattcagctcgctgattctggtgttattggggtccgtgcaacgaatcccatcacgctcgtctgcgagtactactgcctgcgccgggaaattgggccgtacttgaggtattcgaccggctggtataaagcgagcgactGCTGCGTTATAATGTTTgcaatttcctctcggcaactagcacatccgaagtgggtgtcagttcactgaagcggcgattggtgtactcactgaagccagcccaatcgcccttcttctgattgataaacgtctggcgctcagaggttatgaagtcgggtggtcggtcgatggtgagaattatggggaggtggtctgatcccaaggAAATGATGGCTTGCCACGATCGTCACTCAGGatatcaggggatgcaatgaaaatgtctggcgagctgctgcacctcctcgtaatcctagtgggggcatcctcattcaccgtgcaaaacgtgcaCGATttgattatggccagacagtaacccacttatgtcggtcttgtaagcctggccacaTGCACTTCATAtgggggtcactagcgccaggcgcaggcgagatgggtctttaATGCACGGAATGgtatatcacgaaggccaaacacccacctccattccttaaacgatccttacgtagcacattacGTACGTGACAATTGTGCAAGCTGCagttgttggtcagctttgtctcctggatagctgcaaccaatatgttcttccgactcataaaatcgactatctcgtcgatcttgcctcagagaccgttgcaattcagCTGCAAAGAGGTCGAGGGGGTCACGCTTGTGATCCACTGCTGTCTACGTTCgaacagcaccttgcaacatattcagtgtgactatactcccatagtgatgtaaggccaaagcatgatcggaaatgtacccactctatGCAcgggttacacctcaccgacaccgaccgttGATAGAGGCGGTTCTAACAAACCGAACATAACTAGGATCCggagttcttttcaatcccgtcaCGGACCAGAAACGTGAGGAGAATGCACTCCGGAATatacctctcccatgacgaaaaaaggacgaataCGTATACTGAGGAGGCAgcacttgccgatgaagatttcttcgggtcaatccggtgcatacaaccggctgccatgggaggTGTTAACCGACGCAGACAATCTTTTCAAATGTTCTCGTCAGAATTCAGCATGCAACGCGCAATGTCGAGGTCGTGACGTCTGCGGCcgccagtaaggaagggcaaaagtcgcgcggtgccgactgtataataccctacttcaatgtgggagctatatccaatacatatgaaccaattttgatggacctcggtggatgttttaagatgggttattaaacaatccgtatcacatttcgagcaaatttgttcaaactgtaatcaCTATAACAGTTGACaagtgacaacattattgcaaattatcctaaatctgacgaacatatatatgggagctatatccaaatctgacccgttttttccaatttcaataggctccgtctcaaggccgaaaaacatgcctgtaccaaattttaagacgatcggatgaaaactatgacctgtactttgtacacaaattaacatggacagacggacatagcttaatcgaatcagaaagtgattctgagtcgatcggtattcttatcaatgggtctaactctcttccttctgggcattacaaacaaatgcactaaattataataccctgtaccacagtagtggtgtagggtatcaatcAATACCCATAAATGTTTTTGGTACTCCAAGCGTTCGAGCTTCGAAGACGAATATGCTTTAATTGTGAGTCAATTCTtcatttctaaaaaatgttCTGCTGATCAATTGGCTTGACCCCTAAAACTTTGAATAAAATTAAGTCGTCGTCTAATGGTCAATCGCTGAGCCTTAAATCAGATATTATATTCAAGCTTTTCCCTGGAGTTTGATCATTAAAcgatgattttattttatttttattcaaatatgtatttgaattttatttgctATTTTGATTCGGGAATATAAGTGCATCGGGAAACAACAGCGAAAAATTTCTCACTTTTACTTTTGCCATGTTATTCGTATTTGGCATTTCTGTTTTGTCATATAACACAACATTTATTATTACTACTGGAAATTGCCAATGGATGAGTAATAAATTGCAATGAGTAATAAACACTTACCTTAATTTGGTGGCATATTCTGTTTCTATCGCTAAACGGTCACGTatgaaatttgcatatttgtCCAAGAATTCAATGCCTTTGTTTGTGTGTATCGCCAAGTTGTCGTACTGATCCTGTAACAAAGGCCaaaaacaaacgaacaatgaatacaatatattttttaagaaatatgaaaatattttttaaaaataaatcggaGGAAAATATTTATTCATTAATCAAgatgaattaaaagaaaaacgtAATAGATGTATACTTGGCATATGCAATACTAACGCCTTAAAGATGGCACAATACAGGCAGGCGAGCAGGCGGCATTTAATTAAGCTATCAACACAAAATATCTAAAGATAGCAGCCACCCTCCATAACCGCTGGCAATGAATATCATCTTGCagaatgaaattgaaaaaattcttttgCTAATTGATAGATATATCCAGATGGAGAGCGAGGAGGGAGAGAGATAGAGGGCAAAAAACATTCTTTTAACTTCAATTAATTTCATACATTAATTGATCATCACTATGGGCTGCTTTATTATTCGAAAACAACCCCAGTCCCCCCATAGGAAAATGAGGCCATTTCTTGACCAGCTGCAAAACATAACCCCACCAACAAATTTCCATAATATTGACGCACATTTGCCAGAGTGTCTAACTGACCATCGAACAAACAAATTCCTCAATTGAATTGTCTATTTTTGATCGGGCCACTTGACTTCGCACAATGCGTTCTATGTGATTTATGGATAACATACGCATTCGTAAAGCTTTTCAtataaacacttgaatgcttaaTTGAATATTAAGGcgaaaatatgatttttgttttttgtaaaaaaaaaaaaatacggagAAAGTTGATTTTTTAGGAACTCTAGTTGGACTTTTCCAAGGTCATAGCATGATGgctttagttttagtttagttttaataGATATAAAGAAAAGGCTGTAGAAAAAGAGCAAATATAATTTAATCTAGTAAAATACATTAATAATTTTTGGAATAAACTTAAagcaatattgccaaaaaactTTCAATTGGCAAGAGTTAAGTTTATTAATTTCAATTGTCTCCGGATAAGGCCTACTTGTTTCCTAAAACAGATTATATGTACACTTGCACAGTCCTTTATCCaatagcgtactgagaaggctcacagatgttgggcactatgtagacgggccgtaggctcgaaaaggggcctgaatccgaggatagtccactggctcaacAGGAGcttgataagaccaatacttacttacgcctcagtaatttggtggactgctatggagaaaaagcgcacataaggaccataaaacaggctcagagaacatgttgtcttggcataggcggagcgatgaggaccacgcccactaggcactggagactattctagatattcgactcgttgacatacagattaagtgtgaggcagccactgcggctatgagacttaaggcgatgggagaatggattgaggatgggagcagctcctaCCAtcgcggattaatatctgcaccctcttttcaacctaacctaagaaaataaattatttaagaaatataaaaagtCTGGTGCCTCTATCGATATTTCCAGTTATTCAATTTCCAAGTCGGAATATAATACCGCGAATAATATTGCCTAGCGTAATTTTTTGTGCTCCATGAGGCAACGgttaaattcaaatacaaaaaagttttatatatttGTCAATTCGAGGCGAAGATGCTGGGTTCTTTCTAACACCCTTAAACACGGTTCACTAATGGCTGaaggaaataaataaatttttggaagtagaTTCGTAGT from the Stomoxys calcitrans chromosome 1, idStoCalc2.1, whole genome shotgun sequence genome contains:
- the LOC106082381 gene encoding serine protease 1-like, whose translation is MKLLIVFALALVAVSAEELYQREIVVPVLEGDERITNGQTATVGQFPYQVGLSLKLSALSSAWCGGSIIGNQWVLTAAHCTDGVQSVTVYLGATVRTSAEVTYTVDKSNIIIHSGWNSNNLRNDISLIKIPSVAYSSRIQAARLPAISSSYSTYAGDYAIASGWGRISDSASVVTNNLQWARMQVITNSVCAATYGTSIVVSSNICVSTDGGVSTCNGDSGGPLVLESNKIQIGLTSFGAAAGCAKGYPAAFTRLTSYLDWIRINTGISY